GTATCAAAGACAGATTCAGGAGGAACACTTGAAACCGGAACAGACAATATATCCCGAGCCATCTTGGAAAGAGTAGGGTACTTGAGTTTGTTTAGCTTCCACCAACCCAATACATCAAAGTCCGGAACACGTGGCAACAGTGATTCTTCCAGATACTGGTCCAGTTCAGACTTCATTTGATGGCTGGATGTTTCCATGATGTAGACATCAAAATCTGTTAGTCCATTATCTGGCATCAGAGTTCCTCCTGGAGATTCCCCAGCCCTCGGGTGACTTCCAGCATTTCCTTCTTCTGCATAAGCCGGGGTTAGTGGCAGGGGAAGGGCTACATACTCGTGAAACAGCTCATGAATTCCATCATCAACAATCTTAACATATTCATGGGCATCCTCGCCATAGATTTTAGTGAAACTAAACTCAACAAGCTTCATCTTGAAACGAGGATCCATAACTACTGCAATAGCCAAAACCAAACTGCAATCTTTCCAGTActtatcaatcttttgttgCATGGGTTTAGTAAGGTTGCTGATGAAAGGATCCTCACTCACAACAGCACGAGACAGATCCAACTGCAATTTCCAAACTTCATGGAAGAAGGTAATAACAGTGGGATGAGTTGCTGTGGTAAGAATGTTTGCTGCATCAAAAAGGGGCTTCAAGTATGTGCAGAGGGTCTCAACCAGCTTCCAATCCTGCATAGATGGGGCACCCTTGTAATCAGGATCAGAAGTGTCCAAACAAGAAAACACTTCCTGTAGTTCAGAAGCTGCCACCAGCATCTGATATGTTGTATTCCACTTGGTTTGGTCGTCAATAAAAAGGTTCCTTTCACTAGGGACCTGAAGTTGCTGCTTGAGATCCAGGAATTTTTCCTCATGTGACTCTGAAGTCTTCACATATTTTACACTATCCCGGATTTTTTTTACTGTGAGATGCACCGAGCTCAACAAATCATTTGCAACACTGCTTAAGGTTTGCGCAATGCAATTTCCAATTAGCAACTGACCATTGAGGATAAGTGGATTCTTCACAAAGAGTAACGGTCTGAGATTCCCAAGGGCAACTTCACTCAGTGACGGACCACAAGTGATAGAAAACAGCTTGCCCTCAAAATTCCAATCAGAAATGCAAACAGCTACAGCATGGCTGAGAGCGGAGTCAGAATTAGGGTATGGCTCCATCACAACATTGAGAATTCTCCTCTGCAACTTCCAATCACTATCGACAAAATGTCCAGTAATAAACACATAACCCACAGATTGGCTTGAGGTCCAAACATCCAGTGTGAGACACACACGTCCAGGTAATCCGTCAAAATACTTCATAACGCATTGCTTTTCCATCAGGTAAGTTGCAACACAATCTCCTTGAATTGTGTTAAATGTCACCATATTGAACCGGGGCTGCAGATTTTGGACAAATGCAACAAATCCCGGATGCTCAACCATGTGAAGGGGGTAATCATGCATAATGATCATTCTAGCAATCTCATGGCGGCAACGATCTTGATCAAAAATTATGTAAGGAGTATTAGGGGATCTATAACGTCGCTTAGGTGCACTGCTAGCATTGCCAGCAGCATCACTTCCCCTTGAACGTGGAGTATATGAGCTGAACTGATTCTGATCTTGGCCGCGTAGAAGAGCTGGGCATGTCCCCTTAGCAATGTGGCGTTTAAGGTGGCTAGTACCAGCGACTTTTGAACCAGTGCTGTAGGCAAAACTTTGCTTGCATTGCATGCAGCATGCTCTTCTACATCCAGGACTGACTGTTTCTATGGTGAAGTGTTCCCAGACTATAGACTTCTTTTTCCTCCTCTTGCTTGGCTGAGTTTCTGGAGTAGGTTCCTCACTGTTCAATGGAGTTTCAGCATTTATTATCTCATAGCTGGGTATGTTGCTAGCATTGACTATCTCATAGTGTGGTCGAGAATTAACTATCGGATGATCGTGTAGTGTTTCACTAGTTTGCAGCCCATAGTGAGGCAACAAATGAGAATTGGCTAGCTGTTCATGGGACAGTGTCTCAGAGTCAGTTAGTTGATGGTTGGAAACTGCCTCAGAATGGTCCATATGATGATTGCTGGGAAGTGTATCATACTGGGCCAGATGATTATGAGGTAACGGTTTAATGTCTGTGAGATGAATGTCTTGCATTGGTTCAGAACTCGGCAGTGGATCAGAGTTGGGCAGCGATTCAGGTTGAGGCAGCTGATCTTCAGGAATCATGTGTAAATTAGTAAATTGGTGATTCTGAGAAAGAGATCCAGGATGAGAGAGCTGATTGTTGGGATCAGCTGCAGAATTCACCAACTCATTTTCGGGCAGAGCTTCAGACATGACCACATCATTGATGTGCTGTGCTTCATATATGACAGCTTCATTGCTGGGCTGTGTCTCACGCGTAACTGTCTCACTGCTGGGCTGTGTGTCAGACATGTTTGGCTCGCTGTTGGGCTGTGCATCTGACATGACTACATCATTGTTGGGATGAGTTTCATATGTAATCAACTCATCACTTTGTTGTGTTTCAGATAAAACTGCCCCATCGCTTTGCTGTGTTTCAGATAAAACCGCCTCATTGCTTTGCTGTGTTTCAGGCAAAATCACCTCATCACTTTGCTGTGTCTCAGATAAAACTGCCTCATTGCTTTGCTGTGCTTCAGTAAAAACTGCCTCATTGCTTTGATGTGTTTCAGATAAAACTGCCTCATTACTTTGTCGTGTTTCAGATAAAACCACCTCGTGGCTTTGCTGCGTTTCAGATAAAACCACCTCATAGCTTTGCTGCGTTTCAGATACAACCACATCATCACTAGACTGATGTTCAGAATGTAGCACACCATTATTTGGAAGTGTCTCAGAATTGAGCAGCTGGTTGCTTGGTGGTGCCTCAGACGCAGGCTTCTGCTCAAGGGTAGCTTCAGAACTAACAACATTATCATCAGCTGGAGCTTCAGAGCTTGCTGATGGATTGTTGAGGGGTGCTTCAGACTCAACATGCTGATTGCTGTGTGGGCCCTCATCATTGCTTGATTGGTTGTTACCCAGTGACTCACTGTTAGTAGGTTCTTCTGCGTTGTCCAATTCATATTTGGGCAATGTCCCTTCATTTGCATCACCACTAGAAGCTTGGGTTTCAGATTCAGGGAGTACTTCTGCTTTGGAACTGGAGAGATCCTTGTCAGGCTGAGACTCAGAATTTTCTACATTATGGTCAGATTGATTTTTCAAATTAGCCAGATCATTGCTAGGATCAAAATCAGTAGTGACAGGAGCATTTTTCACATCAGGGGTCGCAGCCACTTTATCTTCTTCAACACTAAGCATCTTGATTTTGATGTGTATCTTCCTGCTTCACCTACAATAAAAATTGCTAACCAATGGTGGTGAATTTCAACAAGGAAATGTTTTCCACACAGATACACTCATACGATACTACAAATATGAAGAAAACATGAGATCACTAACTTATCACATATCAAAACTCCCATGCAAAATATACAGGATTTAAACTAACATAAAGTGAACAAAACAAAGCTCATCAGTGGAAGTTGTTTACAGCAGGTTCTCGATCAAGCACTACTCACAGAACCCACATAAAACACGGTCATGGTCaaactcaaaagtcaaaactggaACATCATATCTTCAATGGTCTACTACTGCAAAAACAGTTAAAACAGCTAATAATGCAAAAACAGACAAAAAACGCAGTTCAGATAAAGTATTTCATCACACAAATAACCAAATACAATGCCAGGAAACTGAAGAACGACCGCATCACGTTACGATTCCATCAAACAAAAGCATAAAACACTAGATTGGAAAcctaattagaagaaaaaacaattcattcaaaaaaaataaaaattaaaaggctTCAACCGGAAAATCATCTGAAAAATCTCGAAATAAAAAAGTTAGGGTTTGGGGAGCTGCTAGGTATATATGTGACCAGGATCTAAAGGTGAAAACGAGGATCCGAAGCCAGAGGGCTCACCGGAGTGAGATCTAAGGCTTTGcagagaggagagagaaagaaggaggGCTCACCGGAGAGAAAGCGAGATTGGGCCTGGAAATGAACCCGAGAAGCTAATTGGACCTTCCAGTTCGATGTCTTCTTTCTGGTATTTGGAACCTGCTTCGTACAGGTTCGGTTAGGTTCGGGAGATAAGGTTTGcggaaaagaattaaaataggGCAAATATTTTGGATTTCGAATTTGGACTCTTGAggtccattattattattattcaattattggcattttctttatttttcttttttactttctctcaCCCCTTTTGTCATATAACTTTTCCAATGGAAACGGACCACTAAAGCCTCGGCTAACGCCGTATAGCCCACCCCCTaaagaagaatagaaaaaagtgatttttatttacttattggTCATTGCATTAGGGTTTGAATAGAATGGGACCGTACGTGTAGGGCGTGCCAGTGAATAGCCCACCGAATGAAATGCAGTGGACTATTAATCAAGTGAGGGCCCCCCTTCCCCTTGGCTTGgttcctttctttgggaattTTTAGCCCAATCATCT
This region of Glycine soja cultivar W05 chromosome 17, ASM419377v2, whole genome shotgun sequence genomic DNA includes:
- the LOC114393837 gene encoding zinc finger BED domain-containing protein DAYSLEEPER-like, whose product is MLSVEEDKVAATPDVKNAPVTTDFDPSNDLANLKNQSDHNVENSESQPDKDLSSSKAEVLPESETQASSGDANEGTLPKYELDNAEEPTNSESLGNNQSSNDEGPHSNQHVESEAPLNNPSASSEAPADDNVVSSEATLEQKPASEAPPSNQLLNSETLPNNGVLHSEHQSSDDVVVSETQQSYEVVLSETQQSHEVVLSETRQSNEAVLSETHQSNEAVFTEAQQSNEAVLSETQQSDEVILPETQQSNEAVLSETQQSDGAVLSETQQSDELITYETHPNNDVVMSDAQPNSEPNMSDTQPSSETVTRETQPSNEAVIYEAQHINDVVMSEALPENELVNSAADPNNQLSHPGSLSQNHQFTNLHMIPEDQLPQPESLPNSDPLPSSEPMQDIHLTDIKPLPHNHLAQYDTLPSNHHMDHSEAVSNHQLTDSETLSHEQLANSHLLPHYGLQTSETLHDHPIVNSRPHYEIVNASNIPSYEIINAETPLNSEEPTPETQPSKRRKKKSIVWEHFTIETVSPGCRRACCMQCKQSFAYSTGSKVAGTSHLKRHIAKGTCPALLRGQDQNQFSSYTPRSRGSDAAGNASSAPKRRYRSPNTPYIIFDQDRCRHEIARMIIMHDYPLHMVEHPGFVAFVQNLQPRFNMVTFNTIQGDCVATYLMEKQCVMKYFDGLPGRVCLTLDVWTSSQSVGYVFITGHFVDSDWKLQRRILNVVMEPYPNSDSALSHAVAVCISDWNFEGKLFSITCGPSLSEVALGNLRPLLFVKNPLILNGQLLIGNCIAQTLSSVANDLLSSVHLTVKKIRDSVKYVKTSESHEEKFLDLKQQLQVPSERNLFIDDQTKWNTTYQMLVAASELQEVFSCLDTSDPDYKGAPSMQDWKLVETLCTYLKPLFDAANILTTATHPTVITFFHEVWKLQLDLSRAVVSEDPFISNLTKPMQQKIDKYWKDCSLVLAIAVVMDPRFKMKLVEFSFTKIYGEDAHEYVKIVDDGIHELFHEYVALPLPLTPAYAEEGNAGSHPRAGESPGGTLMPDNGLTDFDVYIMETSSHQMKSELDQYLEESLLPRVPDFDVLGWWKLNKLKYPTLSKMARDILSVPVSSVPPESVFDTKVKEMDQYRSSLRPETVEAIVCAKDWMQYGAAEASNAIVKMEF